In the genome of Streptomyces fagopyri, the window GTCCGTGCAGGGTGATCTCGGCGACGAACGTGCGGTCCGCGTGGTGGTAGCTGTCCATCGGCTTCACCCGGCGCAGCATGTCGGCCCGCATCACCCCGTAGAAGTCGTCGCCGCCCGGCTCGAACAGGAGGCTGCGGAAGCGCTCCGGCGCGTGCGGGGAGTCGGTGGCGAGCGTGTACTCGTAGGGAACCTTCACCTGGCCGCCGCCGTCGATGACCGCCTGACCGGTGTGCGCGAGGATCATGTCCGGCCGCTCGTCCAGCGCCTGGACGCAGAGCCGCAGCAGGTCCCGGCCGTACAGGTCGTCGTGCGAGGCCCACTTGAACAGTTCGCCGCGGGACTCGGCGAACACGTGGTTGTGATTGGGCGTGGCCCCGATGTTCCGGGGCAGCCGGAGGTAGCGGATGCGCGAGTCCCGCGCGGCGTACTTGCGGCAGATCTCCTGGGTCCCGTCGGTCGAGGCGTTGTCGGAGACGACCAGCTCGAAGTCCTCGTAGGTCTGGCCGAGCAGGGCGTCGAGCGACTCCGCCAGGTACTCCTCGCCGTTGTACACGGGCAGGCCGATGCTCAGCCTGGGTCGGTCGGTCATGAGGTCCTCACTTCGGGGATGGGATCGCGGTGGCGCTCGCGCAGAGCGGACCGCAGTTGCAGCCACCACACGGCCGAGCCGCTGATGGTCGCGGCGGCGACGCCCCAGGCCGAGCCGACCGTGCCGGCGGCGGCCGCCCCGCCGAGCCCGCCGCCGACGTAGCAGGCGGAGGCGAACAGCTGGCAGCGCAGGCTGCGCCGGGCCGCGCCGAGCGCGCGCAGTCCGGCCGCCGCGCCGGTGCCCAGGCCCGCGCCCGCGACGCTGAAGGTGATCGGCACGATGAGCTGCGAGGCGGAGTGCCAGACGCCGCCGAGCACCAGCTCGCCGAACCGGCCGGGCATCAGCAGCAGCGCTCCGCCCCAGAGCAGCGCGCCGGCGGCCTGCCCCCCGCCGAGGAGGAGACAGAACGCGCCGAGCCGGTGCGGGGCCTGACGCAGCACCCGTGCCGCCTCCGGGACGGTGACCAGCGAAAGCCCCATGAGCACCGCCAGGAACGGTCCCATCAGGAGTTCGGCGCCCCGCACCGCGCCCACCGCGGCGACGCCGATGATCGCGCCGAGCCCGTACGCCCGCAGCTGGCTCGCGCCGCTGAGGCTGACGTTCTCGACCAGGTACCGGTAGCCGAGATCGCGCTGCTCGCGGAGCCACCCACGCGCCTCGGCCAACCGGGGCCGGATGCCCGACTGGACGTAGCCGTAGGCGCCCGCCACGGTCGCGGACCCGCCCCAGGCGAGCACGAAGGCGGCCACGGTGCCGGCATGGGCCGCCACCACCATGACCGGGACGAGGGCGACACCCCACACGACGTCGTTGACGAACGCCTTCCGCCCGGCGCCCGCGGCGAAGAACGAGAACCGCCAGGCGTCCTGGAGCAGCAGCCCCGGCAACATGACACCGAGGGCGGCGAACGCGGGCCCCACGCGGCCGCCGAGACCCAGTCCGGCCACCAGGCACGCCGTGCCGAGGGCGGCACCGACACCGAGCGCGGTACCCGTCGACCGGGCCACCGCCGCGCGCCAGGACGCGTCCGGCACGCCGCTGAAGCGCACCACGAGCGGATCGGTGGCCAGCCCGCGGGAGACGTTGAGCACCACGCCGTACGTCACCCAGGCGAGGCTGAACACACCGAACGCGGTCACCCCCAGTGAGCGGGCCACGTAGATGCCCACCACGAAGTTGCTCACGCTGGAGGCCGCCTGGTCGGCCAGTCCCCAGGACAGCCGGCCGACGAGCGCCCGTCTGGCGGATCCGGCCCGTGGCGCCGTCGCCCGCGGATTGTCCCCCTCGGTGGTCATCGGCGTCATGCCTCGATCAGCCCGGCGCCGCACAGGGCGTCGGCCGCGGCGACGACGGT includes:
- a CDS encoding glycosyltransferase family 2 protein encodes the protein MTDRPRLSIGLPVYNGEEYLAESLDALLGQTYEDFELVVSDNASTDGTQEICRKYAARDSRIRYLRLPRNIGATPNHNHVFAESRGELFKWASHDDLYGRDLLRLCVQALDERPDMILAHTGQAVIDGGGQVKVPYEYTLATDSPHAPERFRSLLFEPGGDDFYGVMRADMLRRVKPMDSYHHADRTFVAEITLHGPFHQVPELLYFRRDHPTRAERANPSKRARCVNLDPRRAGPLHPTPRLLAEYVWGFASAIRRAPLSPADRRACYRHLVTWMTSRVRPGAGERVEDRAPVDPGLLTVSVDSLVAGREGRRT
- a CDS encoding MATE family efflux transporter, whose amino-acid sequence is MTPMTTEGDNPRATAPRAGSARRALVGRLSWGLADQAASSVSNFVVGIYVARSLGVTAFGVFSLAWVTYGVVLNVSRGLATDPLVVRFSGVPDASWRAAVARSTGTALGVGAALGTACLVAGLGLGGRVGPAFAALGVMLPGLLLQDAWRFSFFAAGAGRKAFVNDVVWGVALVPVMVVAAHAGTVAAFVLAWGGSATVAGAYGYVQSGIRPRLAEARGWLREQRDLGYRYLVENVSLSGASQLRAYGLGAIIGVAAVGAVRGAELLMGPFLAVLMGLSLVTVPEAARVLRQAPHRLGAFCLLLGGGQAAGALLWGGALLLMPGRFGELVLGGVWHSASQLIVPITFSVAGAGLGTGAAAGLRALGAARRSLRCQLFASACYVGGGLGGAAAAGTVGSAWGVAAATISGSAVWWLQLRSALRERHRDPIPEVRTS